A window from Dama dama isolate Ldn47 chromosome 11, ASM3311817v1, whole genome shotgun sequence encodes these proteins:
- the TTC16 gene encoding tetratricopeptide repeat protein 16, with product MTDSGEDGLEHDKAPSQHIPKPWVIPMPKGALQRIFGTSQIFQNFDDIKPKATGLTVPLKVREYYHRAHQCLEQEDWEMAVLFFSRALHLDPQLVEFYALRAEAYIQLCDFSSAAQNLRKAYYSQPENKDYLERLALVLYLKGQCLFEQCAFLDALTVFSQASELQPEKVCFRYRCLACLLALKKHRECLSFVTKEVKQGTTNADVYILRARLYNFFQKPNLCYRDLHSALLLDPKHPQAKVLLQVMVGQAQQARQDAGVLAVQGKLQHALHCINCAIENNPLDPSFFLFRGTMYRRLQDFDLAVEDFLKALDMMSEHQEELVQQAQRQLLLAYNDFAVHCYMQGAYQESVLLLNKALKDEQQEKGLYINRGDCFFQLGNLTFAEADYQQALALSPKDEGAHLRMGLLQEKLGFCEQRSRQFQKAENHFSMAIQHNPRKPQYYLYRARSRQLMQNIFGARQDVATVLLLDPKQPKLLPMMANLFPGMSVEEVLSSQVANLARLQLERVVEHSLYTSTPQDILGQLKDRKQRARALIISWKLEPPLLETSKEMEAPRQFPQAKPEGPEEEVQVSGKEKKLKLAPSKESSLTDSYVSQTSLGSILGFRTRSTSETETSSTGQEYRSTSTTVVTVSDSSLLRTPSSDSGDSRKDLSLNHSPRETKSTPGHHQRPSRTEATLIQSQRPSKTDADQVQSQRPSKTEATLIHSQRPSKMDTTQIQSQRPSKTDTAQIKSQRPSKMEAALIHSQRPSKTDTTQIQNQRPSMTEAALIHSQRPSKTDATQIQSQRPSKTEATVIHSQRPSRTEAALIHSQRPSKTDAAQIQNQRPSKTEAAFIHSQRPSRMEATLIHSQRPSKMEVTQIQNQRPSRAEAAWSPRQKLNKTQATQGSRRRLRKSKGARGQSWRLRKAAATQDQSWRMIQSPSKINTSYDSSWSPSNTEATKGQAQSQRRSQSKAAQSQSASPGASKTEVTWGLNPSLSNMQTAQGPRQKPSPDSEAPL from the exons ATGACAGACTCCGGAGAG GATGGTCTGGAGCATGACAAAGCTCCCTCACAACACATCCCAAAGCCATGGGTGATTCCCATGCCAAAGGGGGCCCTCCAGCGCATCTTTGGGACCAGCCAAATCTTCCAGAACTTTGATGATATAAAACCAAAGGCTACGGGGTTAACCGTGCCCCTCAAAGTCAGGGAATA ctACCATCGAGCTCATCAGTGCTTGGAGCAAGAGGACTGGGAGATGGCCGTGCTCTTCTTCTCCCGCGCCCTCCACCTGGACCCCCAGCTG GTAGAATTCTATGCCTTAAGAGCCGAGGCTTATATCCAGCTCTGCGACTTCTCCTCGGCTGCCCAGAACCTTCGAAAAGCCTACTACTCCCAGCCAGAGAACAAAGACTACCTGGAGCGACTCGCCCTGGTGCTTTACCTGAAG GGCCAGTGCCTTTTTGAGCAATGCGCCTTTCTGGATGCCTTGACAGTCTTCTCCcaagcctctgagctccagcctgAGAAAGTCTGCTTCCGGTATCGATG CCTGGCCTGTCTCCTGGCCCTCAAAAAGCATCGTGAATGCCTCTCGTTCGTCACCAAGGAGGTGAAGCAAGGCACCACCAATGCAGATGTCTACATCCTCCGGGCCAGGCTCTACAACTTCTTCCAGAAG CCCAACCTCTGCTATCGAGACCTACACAGCGCCTTGCTATTGGATCCCAAGCACCCACAGGCCAAGGTGCTGCTCCAGGTGATGGTGGGCCAGGCCCAGCAGGCACGCCAAGATGCTGGGGTCCTGGCCGTGCAGGGCAAGTTGCAACATGCGCTGCATTGCATCAATTGTGCCATTGAGAACAACCCTCTGGACCCCAGCTTCTTCCTCTTCcg GGGCACCATGTACCGACGGCTCCAGGATTTTGACTTGGCAGTGGAGGACTTCCTGAAGGCGCTGGACATGATGAGCGAGCACCAAGAGGAGCTGGTGCAGCAGGCCCAGCGCCAACTGCTGCTGGCCTACAACGACTTCGCGGTGCACTGCTACATGCAGGGCGCCTACCAGGAGAGCGTGCTGCTGCTCAACAAGGCCCTCAAGGACGAGCAGCAGGAGAAAGGCCTCTACATCAACCGCGGCG ATTGCTTCTTCCAGCTGGGCAACCTGACCTTTGCTGAGGCGGACTACCAGCAGGCGCTGGCACTGAGTCCGAAGGACGAGGGCGCCCACCTGCGCATGGGCCTGTTGCAGGAGAAGTTGGGTTTCTGCGAGCAACGGAGCAG GCAGTTCCAGAAGGCAGAGAACCACTTCTCAATGGCCATCCAGCACAATCCCCGGAAGCCCCAGTACTACCTGTACCGCGCCAGGAGCCGGCAGCTCATGCAGAACATTTTTGGGGCCCGCCAGGATGTTGCCACTGTCCTGCTCCTTGACCCCAAGCAACCCAAG CTGCTCCCGATGATGGCCAACCTTTTCCCCGGCATGTCAGTGGAAGAGGTGCTAAGCAGCCAGGTGGCGAACCTGGCTAGGTTGCAGCTGGAGCGTGTGGTGGAGCACAGCTTGTACACCAGCACCCCTCAGGACATCCTGGG GCAGCTCAAGGATCGGAAACAGAGGGCCCGGGCCCTGATCATCTCTTGGAAGCTGGAGCCGCCTTTACTGGAGACCTCCAAGGAGATGGAGGCCCCTCGCCAATTCCCGCAGGCAAAGCCAGAAGGCCCAGAGGAAGAGGTGCAGGTTTctgggaaggagaag AAGCTAAAGCTGGCCCCCAGCAAGGAGTCATCCTTGACCGACAGCTACGTCAGCCAGACCTCTTTAGGCTCCATCTTGGGCT TCAGGACCAGGTCCACCTCGGAGACAGAGACATCCAGTACGGGTCAGGAATACAGGAGCACTTCCACCACTGTTGTGACAGTCTCTGACTCCTCACTGCTAAGGACACCATCCTCAGACTCGGGGGACAGTAGGAAAGACCTAAGCCTGAACCACAGCCCCAGAGAAACCAAGTCCACCCCAGGCCACCACCAGAGGCCCAGCAGGACGGAGGCCACCCTCATCCAAAGCCAGAGGCCCAGCAAGACAGACGCTGACCAGGTTCAAAGCCAGAGGCCCAGCAAGACAGAG GCTACCCTCATCCACAGCCAGAGGCCCAGCAAGATGGACACCACCCAGATTCAAAGCCAGAGGCCCAGCAAGACGGACACTGCCCAGATAAAAAGCCAGAGGCCCAGCAAGATGGAGGCCGCCCTCATCCACAGCCAGAGGCCCAGCAAGACGGACACCACCCAGATTCAAAACCAGAGGCCCAGCATGACAGAGGCTGCCCTCATCCACAGCCAGAGGCCCAGCAAGACGGACGCTACCCAGATTCAAAGTCAGAGGCCCAGCAAAACTGAGGCCACCGTCATCCACAGCCAGAGGCCCAGCAGGACAGAGGCCGCCCTCATCCACAGCCAGAGACCCAGCAAGACGGACGCTGCCCAGATTCAAAATCAGAGGCCCAGCAAGACTGAGGCCGCCTTCATCCACAGCCAAAGGCCCAGCAGGATGGAGGCCACCCTCATCCACAGCCAGAGGCCCAGCAAGATGGAGGTCACCCAGATTCAAAACCAGAGGCCCAGCAGGGCAGAGGCTGCCTGGAGCCCAAGGCAAAAGCTCAACAAGACCCAGGCTACCCAGGGCTCAAGGCGGAGGCTCAGAAAGTCCAAGGGTGCCCGTGGTCAGAGCTGGAGACTCAGAAAGGCAGCTGCTACCCAGGACCAAAGCTGGAGAATGATCCAAAGCCCCAGCAAGATCAATACTTCCTATGACTCAAGTTGGAGCCCCTCCAACACTGAGGCCACCAAGGGCCAGGCTCAGAGTCAGAGGCGCAGCCAGTCCAAGGCGGCCCAGAGCCAGAGTGCAAGCCCAGGTGCCAGCAAGACCGAGGtcacctggggactgaacccaagtctcagcAACATGCAGACTGCCCAGGGCCCAAGGCAGAAGCCCAGCCCCGATAGTGAGGCTCCTCTTTGA
- the PTRH1 gene encoding peptidyl-tRNA hydrolase isoform X1, giving the protein MGPLGLSRAGLWLSRAMSRCVLEPRLAGKRWLVAGLGNPGLPGTRHSVGMAVLGHLARRLGVAESWVRDRRCAADLALASLGDAQLVLLRPRRLMNLNGHSVARAAELFGLTAEEVYLVHDELDKPLGKVALKLGGSARGHNGVRSCMSCLNSSVSLRLHPALSRVAGTGPPTLLLTRAPWAPLAPPQAMPRLRVGIGRPTHQDAVQAYVLGRFSPAEQELLPPVLERAADLLLDHIRQRSQESSSGP; this is encoded by the exons ATGGGGCCGCTAGGCCTCTCGCGCGCCGGGCTGTGGCTGAGTCGAGCCATGAGCCGCTGCGTTTTGGAACCCCGGCTGGCGGGGAAGCGGTGGCTG GTGGCAGGCCTGGGAAACCCTGGACTGCCTGGCACGCGACACAGCGTGGGCATGGCAGTGCTGGGGCATCTGGCGCGGCGGCTGGGGGTGGCGGAGAGCTGGGTACGCGACCGGCGCTGTGCCGCGGACCTCGCCCTGGCCTCACTCGGAGATGCCCAGCTGGTCCTGCTCCGGCCACGGAGGCTCATGAACCTCAACGGGCACAGCGTGGCCCGGGCGG CGGAGCTGTTCGGACTGACTGCTGAGGAAGTTTACCTGGTACACGATGAGCTGGACAAGCCGCTGGGGAAAGTGGCTCTGAAGTTGGGAGGAAGCGCCAG GGGCCACAATGGAGTCCGTTCCTGTATGAGCTGCCTCAACTCCAGTGTGAGTCTGCGCCTCCATCCTGCCCTGAGTCGGGTGGCTGGCACAGGGCCCCCAACACTCCTTCTCACCAGAGCTCCCTGGGCCCCTCTGGCTCCCCCACAGGCAATGCCACGGCTACGGGTGGGCATCGGGCGGCCAACCCACCAGGATGCAGTGCAGGCCTACGTGCTGGGCCGCTTCTCCCCTGCTGAGCAGGAGCTGCTGCCTCCAGTGCTGGAGCGTGCCGCGGACCTGCTCCTGGACCACATCCGCCAGCGGAGCCAGGAGTCTTCGTCAGGCCCCTGA
- the PTRH1 gene encoding peptidyl-tRNA hydrolase isoform X2 codes for MGPLGLSRAGLWLSRAMSRCVLEPRLAGKRWLVAGLGNPGLPGTRHSVGMAVLGHLARRLGVAESWVRDRRCAADLALASLGDAQLVLLRPRRLMNLNGHSVARAAELFGLTAEEVYLVHDELDKPLGKVALKLGGSARGHNGVRSCMSCLNSSAMPRLRVGIGRPTHQDAVQAYVLGRFSPAEQELLPPVLERAADLLLDHIRQRSQESSSGP; via the exons ATGGGGCCGCTAGGCCTCTCGCGCGCCGGGCTGTGGCTGAGTCGAGCCATGAGCCGCTGCGTTTTGGAACCCCGGCTGGCGGGGAAGCGGTGGCTG GTGGCAGGCCTGGGAAACCCTGGACTGCCTGGCACGCGACACAGCGTGGGCATGGCAGTGCTGGGGCATCTGGCGCGGCGGCTGGGGGTGGCGGAGAGCTGGGTACGCGACCGGCGCTGTGCCGCGGACCTCGCCCTGGCCTCACTCGGAGATGCCCAGCTGGTCCTGCTCCGGCCACGGAGGCTCATGAACCTCAACGGGCACAGCGTGGCCCGGGCGG CGGAGCTGTTCGGACTGACTGCTGAGGAAGTTTACCTGGTACACGATGAGCTGGACAAGCCGCTGGGGAAAGTGGCTCTGAAGTTGGGAGGAAGCGCCAG GGGCCACAATGGAGTCCGTTCCTGTATGAGCTGCCTCAACTCCAGT GCAATGCCACGGCTACGGGTGGGCATCGGGCGGCCAACCCACCAGGATGCAGTGCAGGCCTACGTGCTGGGCCGCTTCTCCCCTGCTGAGCAGGAGCTGCTGCCTCCAGTGCTGGAGCGTGCCGCGGACCTGCTCCTGGACCACATCCGCCAGCGGAGCCAGGAGTCTTCGTCAGGCCCCTGA
- the CFAP157 gene encoding LOW QUALITY PROTEIN: cilia- and flagella-associated protein 157 (The sequence of the model RefSeq protein was modified relative to this genomic sequence to represent the inferred CDS: substituted 1 base at 1 genomic stop codon), protein MAPKKKGAKEPELKKKKGGKKDPNLANKPMEMPISEENREFYHIQIRNLEDRLARYQRKWDELAMQEKLFRQEFEQLANNKKEIVAFLKRTLNQRVDEITDLNEQLQSLQLAKEMEKDAFEAQLAQVRHEFQETKDQLTTENIILGGKLAALEEFRLQKEELMQKFMSLEDQLRKQENEYKDYVHNLEKKSVLDKDRLRKEIIQRVNMVATEFRKVATSQMWDTTKRAITENNAVTLQLAKITRQGTQLLAENEQLRGHQDDLCKQLELLENSQKLMARNNRGRQKVILMLTEKCREQQQGTAEAKRLRVLLGQLEQDLLKQQQDNQALRKERDQLNLQLERQQAEGQRLQQQLTKEQEARVSLETALAQATSFLQDIVQMRPNEEDGDFDVVFQLQRKEMLQQLLLMLGSAVVLSPQMAEALHREGQPCGLPREGXVSTQLLKTGSLLQQLSGITPYRPGDLGLVPRRIHIPPNPEDLRLLSHTTRMGNLQAYSSPEVRVPGAQKKLRKKLSLPEVSLLSK, encoded by the exons ATGGCTCCTAAAAAGAAGGGGGCCAAGGAGCCTGAGCTCAAGAAGAAGAAAGGTGGCAAGAAGGATCCCAACCTGGCCAATAAGCCCATGGAAATGCCTATAAGCGAGGAGAACCGAGAGTTCTACCACATCCAGATCCGCAACCTGGAGGACAGGCTGGCCCG GTACCAGCGGAAGTGGGATGAGTTGGCTATGCAGGAGAAGCTGTTTCGCCAGGAGTTTGAGCAGCTGGCCAACAACAAGAAGGAGATCGTGGCCTTCCTCAAGCGCACGCTCAACCAGCGGGTGGATGAGATCACCGACCTCAATGAGCAGCTCCAGAGCCTGCAGCTGGccaaggagatggagaaggatgCCTTCGAGGCACAGCTAGCCCAGGTGCGCCACGAATTCCAGGAGACCAAGGACCAGCTCACCACCGAGAACATCATCCTTG GGGGAAAGCTGGCAGCCCTGGAGGAGTTCCGGCTGCAGAAAGAGGAGCTCATGCAGAAGTTCATGTCGCTGGAGGACCAGCTGCGGAAGCAGGAGAACGAATACAAGGACTACGTGCACAACCTGGAGAAGAAGTCGGTGCTGGACAAGGACAG ACTGAGAAAGGAGATCATCCAGCGTGTGAACATGGTGGCCACAGAGTTCCGCAAGGTGGCCACGAGCCAGATGTGGGACACGACCAAGCGGGCCATCACAGAGAACAACGCGGTGACCCTGCAGCTGGCCAAGATTACACGGCAGGGCACGCAGCTGCTGGCGGAGAACGAGCAGCTCCGGGGCCACCAGGACGACCTGTGCAAACAGCTGGAGCTGCTGGAGAACTCCCAGAAGCTCATGGCCAGGAACAACCGGGGCCGCCAGAAG GTCATCCTCATGCTGACGGAGAAGTGCCGTGAGCAGCAGCAGGGCACGGCCGAGGCCAAGCGGCTGCGTGTTCTGCTGGGCCAGCTGGAGCAGGACCTCCTGAAGCAGCAGCAGGACAATCAGGCACTGAG GAAAGAAAGAGACCAGCTGAACCTGCAGCTGGAGCGGCAGCAGGCTGAGGGACAGCGGCTCCAGCAGCAACTGACCAAAGAGCAGGAGGCCCGGGTGAGCCTGGAGACGGCCCTGGCCCAGGCCACCTCCTTCCTACAGGACATTGTGCAG ATGCGGCCTAACGAGGAGGATGGTGACTTCGATGTCGTGTTCCAGCTGCAGCGAAAGGAGATGCTGCAGCAGTTGCTGCTCATGCTCGGCTCGGCCGTGGTCTTGAGCCCCCAGATGGCTGAGGCCCTGCACCGGGAGGGCCAGCCCTGTGGCCTGCCCAGGGAGGGGTGAGT CAGCACCCAGCTACTCAAGACAGGGTCTCTGCTGCAGCAGCTGTCTGGCATCACACCCTACCGGCCTGGGGACCTGGGTCTGGTACCTCGACGGATCCACATCCCACCCAACCCTGAGGACCTCAGGCTGCTCTCACATACCACCCGCATGGGCAACTTACAGGCGTACAGCAGCCCTGAGGTGAGGGTGCCAGGGG CTcagaaaaagttaagaaaaaagctTAGTCTTCCTGAAGTTTCCCTACTTTCGAAGTAG